The proteins below come from a single Halomonas binhaiensis genomic window:
- a CDS encoding bifunctional GNAT family N-acetyltransferase/carbon-nitrogen hydrolase family protein, with translation MSLDNLQLNLRNLTPEDYPQLKRLMDQVYHDIGGAWPQRTIEKLISEFPDGQIVIEDDEKLVGVALTALVKYDKFSNPHRYDDLIGQRDTIQNDADGDAMYGMDVLIDPAYRGYRLGRRLYEARKEVCRQLNLRAVLAGGRIPEYHNVSDEMSPREYIDKVARRELHDPILSFQLANDFQVKRLMRKYLPEDEKSQGYATLLEWNNILYEPAELMLESRPTQVRVGAVQWQMREFVSVDAVLQQVEYFVDALSGYQSDFAVFPELFNAPLMGLQDRAAQQDQMAAIRFLAGFTEHFKTEMSRMAVAYNINIVAGSMIEEGEDGRLYNVAYLCHRDGTLESQSKLHVTPQERRDWVIEGGSNLQVFNTDAGRVGILICYDVEFPELGRLLADQDMDVLFVPFWTDTKNGYLRVRHCAQARAIENECYVVLCGSVGNVPSIENLDIQYAQSSVFSPSDFAFPHDAVMAETTPNTEMIMFSDLDLSRLMVVRNEGSVTNLKDRRKDLFDLRLRHKS, from the coding sequence ATGTCCCTTGATAATCTCCAGCTCAACCTGCGCAACCTGACACCAGAAGATTACCCGCAGCTCAAGCGGCTCATGGATCAGGTCTACCACGACATTGGTGGCGCATGGCCACAGCGCACCATAGAAAAGCTGATCAGTGAATTCCCGGATGGACAGATCGTCATAGAAGATGACGAGAAGCTGGTGGGTGTTGCCCTGACGGCACTGGTGAAGTACGACAAGTTTTCCAACCCGCATCGCTATGATGACCTCATCGGACAGCGTGACACCATTCAGAATGATGCCGATGGTGATGCCATGTACGGCATGGATGTGCTGATTGATCCCGCCTATCGTGGCTATCGTCTTGGCCGGCGGCTGTATGAGGCACGCAAGGAGGTATGTCGACAGCTCAATCTCAGGGCTGTGTTAGCGGGCGGCCGTATCCCCGAGTATCACAACGTTTCCGATGAAATGTCTCCGCGTGAATACATTGACAAGGTGGCACGCAGAGAACTGCACGATCCCATTCTATCCTTCCAGCTGGCCAATGATTTCCAGGTCAAGCGCCTGATGCGCAAGTATTTGCCTGAAGATGAGAAGTCACAGGGGTACGCCACTCTGCTGGAGTGGAACAACATTCTTTATGAGCCGGCTGAACTGATGCTCGAGAGCCGCCCCACACAAGTGCGTGTAGGTGCGGTGCAATGGCAGATGCGAGAGTTCGTTTCGGTCGATGCCGTCCTGCAGCAAGTGGAGTATTTCGTTGATGCACTGTCCGGTTATCAAAGTGATTTCGCTGTATTCCCGGAACTGTTCAATGCTCCGTTGATGGGCCTGCAGGATCGTGCGGCCCAGCAGGATCAAATGGCAGCAATCCGCTTTCTGGCCGGGTTTACCGAACATTTCAAGACTGAAATGTCCCGCATGGCGGTGGCGTACAATATCAATATCGTTGCCGGGTCGATGATCGAGGAAGGAGAGGACGGACGTCTCTATAACGTTGCCTACCTGTGCCACCGTGATGGCACGCTGGAGAGCCAGAGCAAGCTGCATGTCACGCCTCAGGAGCGCCGGGACTGGGTGATTGAAGGGGGAAGCAACCTGCAGGTATTCAACACTGATGCCGGTCGGGTTGGCATTCTGATCTGCTATGACGTGGAATTTCCTGAGCTGGGGCGACTTCTGGCTGATCAGGACATGGATGTTCTGTTCGTGCCGTTCTGGACGGACACCAAGAATGGCTATCTGCGTGTGCGCCATTGTGCCCAGGCAAGGGCTATTGAAAACGAGTGCTACGTGGTCTTGTGTGGCAGCGTAGGCAATGTACCGTCCATCGAGAACCTGGATATTCAGTATGCCCAGTCATCGGTTTTCTCACCGTCGGATTTCGCCTTCCCACATGATGCAGTGATGGCCGAGACAACGCCGAATACCGAGATGATCATGTTCTCGGATCTTGATTTGTCTCGCTTGATGGTGGTGCGTAATGAGGGGTCTGTGACCAACCTCAAGGATCGTCGCAAGGACCTGTTTGATTTACGTCTGAGGCACAAGTCCTGA
- the ispA gene encoding (2E,6E)-farnesyl diphosphate synthase, whose product MVKADVLTTRLAEDRARVDRYLETLFSQRQPVDVRLDDAMRHGLLVGGKRLRPILVYTAGRALGAEELELDAPAAAIELIHAYSLVHDDLPAMDDDDLRRGQPTVHRAFDEATAILAGDALQTLAFEVLATSSSTRLASLVGTLAQASGRDGMVAGQALDLAAVGSFPDLQALETMHRHKTGALIRAAVRLGGLVAVDENDPRLAALDAYAAAIGLAFQVHDDVLDVTGDTQTLGKTSGADAARDKPTYPALLGLDGAKAKANALIDEALQALAPLGDSAQTLAGLARYMIERDH is encoded by the coding sequence ATGGTGAAGGCTGATGTACTGACCACCCGGTTGGCGGAGGACCGCGCCCGGGTAGATCGTTACCTTGAAACTCTGTTCTCGCAACGACAGCCTGTTGATGTGCGTCTGGATGATGCCATGCGCCATGGCCTGCTGGTCGGTGGCAAGCGCCTGCGCCCGATACTGGTGTATACCGCTGGCCGTGCCCTGGGCGCAGAAGAGTTGGAACTTGATGCCCCGGCCGCTGCCATAGAGCTGATCCATGCCTACTCTCTGGTCCATGATGACCTGCCGGCGATGGATGACGACGACCTCCGGCGTGGTCAGCCGACGGTGCATCGTGCCTTCGATGAAGCAACCGCTATTCTGGCAGGTGACGCCTTGCAGACGCTGGCCTTCGAAGTGCTGGCGACATCGTCTTCGACACGGCTTGCATCGCTGGTTGGCACGTTGGCCCAAGCCTCTGGCCGTGATGGCATGGTTGCTGGTCAAGCACTGGACCTGGCGGCAGTGGGGAGTTTTCCCGACCTGCAAGCCCTGGAAACCATGCATCGTCACAAGACGGGGGCATTGATTCGTGCTGCGGTGCGCCTGGGCGGGTTGGTCGCGGTGGATGAAAATGACCCGCGTCTTGCTGCCCTGGATGCCTATGCGGCGGCGATAGGCTTGGCCTTCCAGGTTCACGATGATGTCCTTGATGTGACTGGCGATACCCAGACCCTGGGCAAGACGTCCGGGGCTGACGCAGCACGTGATAAACCCACCTATCCCGCCCTGCTCGGGCTCGATGGCGCCAAGGCCAAGGCCAATGCGTTGATCGATGAAGCGCTGCAAGCGCTTGCCCCCTTGGGGGATAGCGCCCAGACACTGGCCGGGCTTGCTCGTTACATGATCGAGCGCGACCATTAA
- a CDS encoding VanZ family protein, translated as MWILRRSQIAWMLLALLVAALIGWGSLMPGDDLPEQMPWDKVNHFVGYAALSFLVWCTIRRHWRAWWLAFAYGVLIELAQMFVPGRLGGDLGDILANALGAGAGVMLALALAGMRKVFLPRNS; from the coding sequence ATGTGGATATTGCGTCGTAGTCAGATAGCCTGGATGCTGCTGGCGCTGCTTGTGGCAGCGCTGATCGGCTGGGGTAGCCTGATGCCAGGCGATGACCTGCCTGAACAAATGCCCTGGGATAAGGTCAATCACTTCGTTGGCTATGCGGCCCTGTCATTTCTGGTCTGGTGCACCATACGTCGCCATTGGCGTGCCTGGTGGCTTGCCTTTGCCTATGGCGTATTGATTGAGCTGGCTCAGATGTTTGTGCCTGGTCGCCTGGGAGGAGATCTCGGAGATATTCTGGCCAATGCGCTAGGAGCGGGGGCGGGTGTCATGCTGGCTCTGGCCCTCGCTGGCATGCGAAAAGTCTTTTTGCCAAGGAATAGCTGA
- a CDS encoding aldo/keto reductase, producing MTHSSSLNAVRALGNSLRVSPMGLGCMGMSEFYGPSDDAASIDLIHAAQDAGISLFDSADTYGLGHNESLLGKALGARRAEVVVATKFGIVRKPGHYERSLRSDPAYVRSACEASLKRLGTETIDLYYAHRLNPQVPVEETVGAMADLVKEGKVRALGLCEVSVATLERACAVHPIAALQSEYSLWTRDVEAEILPACRRLGVSLVAYSPLGRGFLSGAIHSREQLAEDDFRRHAPRFSEDNLAGNRCLLARLEAFAQQRDATPAQIALAWLLAQGDDIVPIPGTRRVARLNENIAAASVALSSEEVAQLSQWFQPEAVRGERYTKEGMKGIEVDTRLPD from the coding sequence ATGACACATTCTTCTTCTCTCAATGCTGTTCGCGCCCTGGGCAACTCACTGCGTGTTTCTCCCATGGGGCTAGGCTGCATGGGGATGTCGGAGTTCTATGGACCGAGCGATGATGCTGCTTCTATCGATTTGATTCATGCGGCTCAGGACGCGGGCATCAGCCTGTTTGACAGCGCGGATACCTACGGCCTCGGCCACAATGAAAGCCTGCTTGGCAAGGCGTTGGGGGCACGGCGAGCAGAGGTTGTGGTGGCGACCAAGTTCGGGATCGTGCGCAAGCCAGGGCATTATGAACGTTCGCTCAGGTCGGATCCGGCCTACGTGCGCAGTGCCTGTGAAGCATCGCTCAAGCGTCTCGGCACCGAGACCATTGACCTCTATTACGCGCATCGCCTGAACCCCCAGGTGCCGGTGGAAGAAACCGTCGGTGCCATGGCAGACCTGGTCAAGGAGGGCAAGGTGAGAGCCCTGGGGCTGTGCGAGGTCTCGGTAGCGACCCTGGAACGAGCCTGTGCTGTACATCCGATTGCTGCACTGCAGAGTGAATATTCATTATGGACGCGGGATGTGGAAGCCGAGATTCTGCCAGCCTGCCGTCGCCTGGGTGTCTCCCTGGTGGCCTATTCTCCACTGGGGAGAGGTTTTCTCAGTGGCGCTATCCATTCACGCGAGCAACTGGCCGAGGATGATTTCCGTCGCCATGCTCCTCGTTTTTCCGAAGACAATCTGGCTGGCAACCGGTGCCTGCTTGCCCGTCTTGAGGCGTTCGCCCAACAGCGCGATGCCACTCCGGCCCAGATCGCCCTTGCCTGGCTGCTGGCTCAGGGAGACGATATCGTGCCGATTCCCGGGACGCGTCGTGTCGCGCGGTTGAACGAGAATATCGCGGCGGCTTCGGTAGCTCTCAGCAGCGAGGAGGTCGCTCAATTATCACAGTGGTTCCAGCCAGAGGCTGTCCGTGGAGAGCGCTACACCAAAGAAGGCATGAAGGGGATAGAGGTCGATACCCGGTTGCCTGATTAA
- the dxs gene encoding 1-deoxy-D-xylulose-5-phosphate synthase, translating to MKLFDTIPTKRPTTPLLDTLDTPDALRAMSQEQLRAVADELRAYLLYSVGVSGGHFGAGLGVVELTVALHHAFATPHDRLVWDVGHQAYPHKILTGRREAMTGIRRYGGLAAFPRRAESEYDTFGVGHSSTSISAALGMALASRASGEKRRVCAIIGDGALTAGMAFEALAHAGHLDANLLVVLNDNEMSISENVGGMASYLARILVSKPYLSMRENSKKVLSHLPGALELARRTEGHMKGMVSPATLFEEMGFNYVGPIDGHDLEALTLALRSMRDLDGPQFLHVKTRKGRGFLPAESDPIGYHAITKLERPDEANKSDDAKPADQGKPKKKKYCSVFGDWICDMAAGDSRLIGVTPAMREGSDLVRFSKEYADRYYDVAIAEQHAVTLAAGMACEGMKPVVAIYSTFLQRGYDQLIHDVAVQNLDVTFAIDRAGLVGEDGPTHHGSLDLSYLRCVPDMVVLAPADEAECRAMLSAAYQHPGPAAVRYPRGTGPGVQIPAGLEPMPIGVAEQRRQGSKVALLAFGSLNTPAAEVAERLDATHINMRSVKPLDRQAVLDAAREHELLVTLEENVVAGGAGSGINELLFAEGVQVAVLNLGLPDAFVEHGTPAELLRDCGLDVEGIEASIRKRISF from the coding sequence ATGAAGTTGTTTGACACTATTCCGACCAAGCGGCCAACCACCCCGTTGCTCGACACTCTGGATACTCCAGATGCGCTACGGGCCATGTCCCAGGAACAGCTGCGTGCTGTTGCCGATGAGCTGCGTGCCTATCTTCTCTACAGTGTGGGGGTGTCTGGAGGCCACTTCGGGGCTGGATTAGGCGTGGTCGAATTGACCGTGGCACTGCACCATGCCTTTGCCACTCCCCATGATCGCCTGGTGTGGGATGTCGGACATCAAGCGTATCCACACAAGATTCTTACCGGTCGGCGCGAGGCCATGACCGGTATCCGCCGCTATGGTGGCCTGGCCGCTTTCCCGCGTCGCGCGGAATCCGAATATGACACCTTTGGTGTCGGCCATTCCAGCACTTCGATCTCGGCTGCACTGGGCATGGCCCTGGCATCGCGTGCCAGCGGCGAGAAGCGACGTGTCTGCGCGATCATCGGTGATGGTGCCCTGACCGCAGGGATGGCCTTCGAGGCCTTGGCCCATGCGGGGCACCTGGATGCCAACCTGCTGGTGGTGCTCAACGACAATGAGATGTCGATCTCGGAGAATGTCGGCGGCATGGCCAGCTATCTGGCGCGTATTCTGGTCAGCAAGCCGTATTTGAGCATGCGCGAGAACAGCAAGAAGGTGTTGTCGCACTTGCCTGGTGCGCTGGAACTGGCTCGGCGCACCGAGGGGCACATGAAGGGCATGGTCAGCCCCGCGACCCTGTTCGAGGAGATGGGCTTCAATTATGTCGGTCCCATCGATGGCCATGATCTTGAGGCCCTGACCCTGGCGCTGCGCAGCATGCGTGATCTGGATGGCCCGCAGTTCCTGCACGTGAAGACGCGCAAGGGGCGCGGTTTCCTGCCTGCAGAGTCCGACCCCATCGGTTATCACGCCATCACCAAACTGGAACGTCCCGACGAGGCGAACAAGAGTGATGACGCCAAGCCGGCTGATCAGGGAAAGCCCAAGAAAAAGAAGTATTGCAGTGTCTTCGGTGATTGGATCTGTGACATGGCAGCAGGCGACTCGCGCCTGATTGGCGTCACACCTGCCATGCGCGAAGGCTCTGATCTGGTGCGCTTTTCCAAGGAATATGCCGATCGTTACTACGATGTCGCTATCGCCGAGCAGCATGCTGTGACCCTGGCGGCAGGCATGGCCTGTGAAGGCATGAAGCCTGTGGTGGCGATCTATTCCACCTTTCTCCAGCGCGGTTATGACCAGCTGATTCACGATGTGGCGGTGCAGAATCTGGATGTCACCTTCGCCATCGATCGTGCGGGTCTGGTGGGCGAAGACGGTCCCACTCACCACGGTTCGCTGGACCTGAGCTACCTGCGCTGCGTTCCCGACATGGTCGTGCTGGCCCCGGCAGATGAAGCCGAGTGTCGTGCCATGCTGAGTGCCGCTTATCAACATCCCGGACCTGCGGCAGTGCGCTATCCGAGAGGTACCGGCCCTGGAGTGCAAATCCCCGCAGGGCTTGAACCCATGCCGATCGGCGTGGCCGAGCAGAGGCGTCAGGGTAGCAAGGTAGCGCTGTTGGCCTTTGGTAGCCTCAACACTCCGGCTGCCGAGGTGGCCGAGCGTCTGGATGCCACGCACATCAACATGCGTAGTGTGAAGCCGCTGGATCGCCAGGCTGTGCTGGATGCAGCGCGGGAGCATGAGTTGCTCGTAACCTTGGAAGAGAATGTGGTCGCTGGTGGTGCAGGAAGCGGTATCAACGAACTGCTGTTTGCAGAGGGTGTCCAAGTGGCGGTGCTCAACCTGGGCTTGCCGGATGCCTTCGTCGAGCATGGCACTCCAGCGGAACTGCTGCGTGACTGCGGCCTTGATGTTGAGGGCATCGAGGCATCGATTCGCAAGAGGATTTCATTTTGA
- a CDS encoding LysR family transcriptional regulator codes for MTYRIHCERLLSFLAVADTGHYRQAAAKLNLSQPPLTRRIQALEAELGVKLFERTTRRVTLTPAGERLAARLRPCFSEIEAACNEARQLGSHDTSAVTLGMTSALDPLAFPTQQTLTTLLDSQVTVIRESSRELLARLLDWEMERRLQLAFIGLPNEVPEGVVVRVIKCEPQWVALPTSHPLAKTEKVDLKQLNDTPLLWFARRGNPAYFDHCDQVFRLAGYHPPRREEPTDHHHLLAAVAAGEGVALIPESFLTTRREGVMMRPLTEDWAALDLNVALAWRKDDTEAQHLARRLLAQFDGAETT; via the coding sequence ATGACCTATCGAATCCATTGCGAACGCTTACTCAGTTTCCTTGCTGTCGCCGACACGGGGCATTACCGTCAGGCGGCAGCCAAGCTGAATCTTTCCCAGCCTCCCCTTACCCGGCGTATCCAGGCGCTGGAAGCCGAGCTAGGCGTCAAGCTGTTCGAGCGCACTACCCGGCGCGTCACCTTGACACCTGCCGGCGAGCGCCTGGCGGCACGCCTGCGACCCTGCTTCAGTGAAATCGAGGCCGCCTGCAATGAGGCTCGCCAACTGGGCAGCCACGATACGTCTGCCGTCACACTTGGCATGACATCAGCACTGGACCCATTGGCCTTCCCTACTCAGCAGACACTGACCACGTTGCTGGACTCTCAGGTGACGGTCATTCGGGAGTCGTCTCGAGAATTACTCGCCAGACTGCTGGACTGGGAAATGGAGCGGCGCCTGCAACTGGCCTTCATTGGACTGCCGAATGAAGTACCTGAGGGCGTGGTGGTAAGGGTGATAAAATGCGAACCCCAGTGGGTGGCACTACCCACTTCTCATCCACTGGCAAAGACCGAAAAGGTCGATCTCAAGCAACTGAACGATACGCCGCTGCTGTGGTTTGCACGGCGGGGAAATCCAGCCTACTTCGATCATTGTGACCAGGTATTCCGGCTGGCGGGCTACCATCCGCCCCGTCGGGAAGAGCCCACGGATCATCACCACCTGCTGGCCGCCGTTGCCGCTGGCGAGGGGGTCGCATTGATCCCAGAAAGTTTTCTGACCACGCGGCGAGAAGGCGTGATGATGCGGCCCCTTACCGAAGACTGGGCCGCCCTCGACCTGAATGTCGCCCTGGCCTGGCGCAAGGACGACACCGAGGCGCAACACCTGGCCCGACGTCTGCTGGCCCAGTTCGATGGTGCAGAAACCACATGA
- the hemE gene encoding uroporphyrinogen decarboxylase: MELKNDRFLRALARQPVDRTPVWMMRQAGRYLPEYREVRGQAGSFMDLCRDTARACEVTLQPLERYPLDAAILFSDILTIPDAMGLGLYFEAGEGPKFHKPVRTPEDVAALTIPDMGRDLDYVMRAVTTIRRELNGRVPLIGFSGSPWTLATYMVEGGSSKDFRHVKSMLYSNPDAMHQLLNVLAQAVTEYLNAQIRAGAQAVQIFDTWGGALSTPAYHEFSLSYMEQIIAGLIKEHDGRPVPVIMFTKNGGQWLEDMARTGATCLGLDWSTELSSARARVGHKVALQGNMDPNVLFASPAAIRAEVGRILDSFGHGPGHVFNLGHGINQFTDPDNVLAFMDALHELSPNYHRQIAVG, encoded by the coding sequence ATGGAACTCAAGAACGATCGCTTTCTGCGCGCTCTGGCGCGCCAGCCGGTAGACCGTACTCCGGTGTGGATGATGCGCCAGGCCGGCCGTTATCTGCCTGAGTACCGTGAAGTACGTGGTCAAGCCGGTAGCTTCATGGACCTGTGTCGTGATACGGCGCGAGCCTGTGAAGTCACCTTGCAGCCACTGGAACGTTACCCACTGGATGCCGCGATCCTGTTCTCGGACATTCTGACCATTCCCGATGCCATGGGGCTCGGACTGTACTTCGAAGCGGGCGAAGGGCCAAAGTTCCATAAACCGGTACGTACCCCCGAAGACGTGGCGGCGCTGACAATACCGGATATGGGACGCGATCTCGATTATGTCATGCGCGCGGTTACCACCATCCGCCGTGAGCTGAATGGACGAGTCCCGCTGATTGGCTTCTCTGGCAGCCCCTGGACACTGGCGACTTATATGGTCGAGGGTGGTTCGAGCAAGGATTTCAGGCACGTCAAGTCCATGCTCTACAGCAACCCGGATGCCATGCACCAGCTGCTTAATGTGCTTGCCCAGGCCGTCACCGAATATCTCAATGCCCAGATTCGTGCAGGAGCCCAGGCAGTACAGATTTTCGATACCTGGGGAGGGGCGCTTTCCACTCCGGCCTATCACGAGTTTTCCTTGAGCTACATGGAGCAGATCATCGCCGGCTTGATCAAGGAGCACGATGGACGCCCGGTGCCTGTGATCATGTTCACCAAGAACGGTGGGCAATGGCTGGAGGATATGGCGCGGACCGGTGCCACCTGCCTTGGTCTGGACTGGAGCACGGAACTGTCCAGTGCGCGCGCGCGGGTCGGTCACAAGGTCGCGTTGCAGGGCAACATGGATCCTAATGTGTTGTTTGCCAGCCCCGCTGCCATTCGTGCCGAAGTTGGGCGTATTCTCGATAGCTTTGGGCACGGTCCTGGCCATGTGTTCAACCTGGGACATGGTATCAACCAGTTCACTGATCCTGACAATGTCCTGGCCTTCATGGACGCATTGCATGAGCTGAGCCCGAACTACCATCGGCAGATTGCTGTCGGCTGA
- the djlA gene encoding co-chaperone DjlA has protein sequence MLTLILIGALLGFFVGGPFGLLIGGGLGWWLSGRLSGGLKMGRGLLEMQRQFLDSTFAVMGALCQADGQISGNERQVLEQLFLRLRLPEAAKADARAAFERGTSADFDLDGELARVARLTRSQPALRQVFLQVQLSAIAADGVLHPAEEQMIMRVARGLGCSAAEIAQIEAMLRGATQQGAGTAESQSSLDDAYKVLGLGPDASDSELKRAYRKLMSENHPDKLASRGLPESMREVAEARTVEIGNAYQRIRQARGQA, from the coding sequence ATTTTGACCCTGATTCTGATTGGTGCTCTTCTCGGTTTCTTTGTGGGCGGCCCCTTTGGTCTGCTCATCGGTGGTGGCCTGGGCTGGTGGCTGAGTGGACGGCTGAGTGGTGGCCTGAAGATGGGCCGAGGACTGCTGGAAATGCAGCGCCAGTTCCTGGATTCCACTTTTGCCGTCATGGGAGCCTTGTGTCAGGCCGATGGCCAGATCAGCGGCAATGAGCGCCAAGTGCTAGAACAGCTGTTCCTGCGCCTGCGCCTGCCTGAAGCTGCCAAGGCGGATGCACGTGCGGCATTCGAACGTGGCACATCCGCGGACTTTGATCTGGATGGCGAACTGGCCAGGGTGGCACGCCTGACTCGCAGTCAGCCGGCCCTGCGACAGGTTTTTCTCCAGGTTCAGCTGTCCGCCATTGCTGCCGATGGGGTGCTGCATCCTGCTGAAGAGCAGATGATCATGCGTGTGGCGCGTGGTCTCGGCTGCTCTGCGGCGGAGATTGCCCAGATCGAGGCCATGCTGCGAGGCGCCACTCAGCAAGGGGCGGGCACTGCCGAGAGCCAGAGCTCCCTGGATGACGCCTACAAGGTGCTGGGCCTTGGGCCTGATGCCAGTGATAGTGAGCTCAAGCGCGCCTATCGCAAGCTGATGAGCGAGAATCATCCAGACAAGCTGGCCAGTCGTGGTCTACCGGAGAGCATGCGAGAGGTAGCCGAGGCCCGCACAGTGGAGATCGGCAACGCTTATCAGCGGATTCGCCAGGCGCGTGGCCAGGCCTGA
- a CDS encoding Na+/H+ antiporter NhaC family protein, with product MSFGLFSLLPPLLAIVLALATRNVIPALFCGVWLGATMLADYNPAAGFYNSFSDFIVPSIGDEWNATVLIYCGLFGVLISVLQRTGGAHAIAQAISRKVNTARGAQGASLGLGMLIFFEDYFNALTVGSVMRPISDRMKVSREKLAYIVDSTSAPMCLLGPVSTWVVFVMGLIGTQMTQMDISGSEYLLYLSTIPLNFYAWLALGMIVLIVVTQWDFGPMAHAERRARETGKLMEDGAKPPSDTEAMALHAPKETAKKRNMLVPIAVLLVMIPPLFLWTGDYGNSDLVTAVGNADGGQSILIATMLAVMVGLGMGMQQRLFGFREAMDILVDGIKSMTLVYIILALAWSIGSVTSELGTADYLVTLAQANISPSLVPVLLFAIGAVVAFTTGTSYGTFAIMIPIAMPVAAAMDLPMALAIAAVLSGGIFGDHCSPISDTTILSSAGSSCDHIDHVRTQLPYAATAGVSGMLAFFVAGLFGTLIGALVGVASLVSIALLLRALWQPGMAGKARLN from the coding sequence ATGTCCTTCGGACTCTTTTCCCTGCTGCCACCGTTGCTGGCCATTGTGCTGGCATTGGCAACGCGTAATGTGATTCCCGCATTGTTCTGCGGCGTCTGGCTCGGTGCCACCATGCTGGCGGATTACAATCCGGCTGCTGGCTTCTATAACAGTTTTTCCGACTTCATCGTGCCGAGCATCGGTGACGAGTGGAATGCCACGGTATTGATCTACTGTGGCTTGTTCGGGGTGTTGATCAGTGTCCTGCAGCGTACAGGTGGCGCGCATGCCATTGCCCAGGCCATCTCACGCAAGGTCAACACCGCTCGTGGTGCCCAGGGCGCCTCGTTGGGGCTGGGCATGCTGATCTTCTTCGAGGACTACTTCAATGCACTGACAGTAGGCAGTGTCATGCGGCCGATTTCCGACCGCATGAAAGTGTCTCGCGAGAAGCTGGCCTATATCGTCGATTCGACATCGGCTCCCATGTGCCTGCTGGGTCCGGTATCCACCTGGGTGGTGTTCGTCATGGGGTTGATCGGAACCCAGATGACGCAGATGGATATCAGTGGTTCCGAATATTTACTCTACCTGTCGACGATTCCGCTGAATTTCTATGCTTGGCTGGCGCTGGGCATGATTGTGCTGATTGTTGTCACACAGTGGGATTTTGGTCCTATGGCGCATGCCGAGCGTCGTGCCCGGGAAACCGGCAAGCTGATGGAGGATGGCGCCAAGCCTCCGTCCGATACCGAAGCCATGGCGCTGCATGCACCCAAAGAGACGGCCAAGAAGCGCAACATGCTGGTGCCGATAGCGGTATTGCTGGTGATGATTCCACCTCTGTTTCTATGGACAGGCGACTATGGCAACAGTGACCTGGTCACTGCTGTAGGTAATGCCGATGGGGGCCAGTCGATCCTGATTGCTACCATGCTTGCCGTGATGGTTGGCCTGGGCATGGGGATGCAACAGCGGCTCTTCGGATTTCGTGAGGCCATGGACATCCTTGTCGATGGCATCAAGAGCATGACGCTGGTTTACATCATTCTGGCACTGGCCTGGTCCATCGGCAGTGTGACCTCTGAGCTGGGAACCGCGGATTACCTGGTGACACTGGCACAAGCCAACATTTCGCCAAGTCTGGTGCCGGTCCTGCTGTTCGCGATTGGCGCCGTGGTGGCATTCACCACGGGCACTTCGTATGGCACCTTCGCGATCATGATACCCATCGCGATGCCGGTAGCTGCTGCCATGGATCTGCCGATGGCCCTGGCTATCGCTGCTGTGCTCAGTGGAGGCATCTTCGGCGACCATTGTTCACCGATTTCCGATACCACCATCCTGTCCTCGGCAGGGTCCAGCTGTGACCACATCGATCATGTGCGCACCCAGTTGCCTTATGCGGCGACGGCAGGAGTATCGGGCATGCTGGCCTTCTTTGTGGCTGGCCTCTTCGGCACCTTGATCGGAGCCCTTGTCGGTGTGGCATCTCTGGTGAGTATTGCGCTGCTGCTGAGAGCCCTCTGGCAGCCTGGTATGGCAGGGAAGGCACGGCTCAACTGA
- the ribA gene encoding GTP cyclohydrolase II, whose amino-acid sequence MTIRFIAASRLPTPWATFTMHGFEDEATGKDHVALTLGKLDDGQPVLGRVHSECLTGDALFSMRCDCGYQLQEAMKRIADEGRGVILYLRQEGRGIGLLNKIRAYHLQDQGADTVEANERLGFAADLRRYDLCIPMLEHLGVNGLRLMTNNPRKVDALTQAGVDVVERVSLTTGLNPHNEHYLSTKAGKLGHMMALDDFQLADDVDIERKP is encoded by the coding sequence GTGACGATCCGTTTCATCGCCGCCTCTCGCCTGCCCACTCCTTGGGCCACTTTCACCATGCATGGCTTCGAAGATGAAGCCACTGGCAAGGATCACGTTGCCTTGACACTCGGCAAGCTGGATGACGGCCAGCCAGTGCTTGGTCGGGTGCATTCCGAGTGCCTGACGGGGGATGCGTTGTTCTCCATGCGCTGTGACTGTGGCTATCAACTCCAGGAAGCCATGAAGCGTATCGCAGACGAGGGACGTGGCGTCATTCTCTATCTGCGCCAGGAAGGCCGTGGTATTGGCCTGCTGAACAAGATCCGGGCCTACCACCTACAGGATCAGGGTGCAGATACCGTGGAAGCTAACGAGCGCCTTGGCTTCGCTGCCGACCTGCGCCGTTATGACCTGTGTATCCCGATGCTCGAACATCTGGGGGTCAATGGATTACGTCTGATGACCAATAACCCACGCAAGGTCGATGCCCTGACACAAGCCGGCGTGGATGTGGTGGAGCGCGTCTCTCTGACGACGGGCCTCAATCCGCATAATGAACATTATCTTTCCACCAAGGCAGGCAAGCTTGGCCACATGATGGCACTGGATGACTTCCAGCTGGCAGATGATGTGGATATCGAACGCAAGCCCTGA